In one window of Rhizobium oryzihabitans DNA:
- a CDS encoding F0F1 ATP synthase subunit epsilon yields the protein MADSFKFDLVSPERLLVSETVTEVVIPATLGEMTVLANHAPTMTTIKPGLVTVKFASGETHKYVVFGGFADILPTGCTLLAESAVSADDMSPDTLQKRIDAAKAEIEEGNHQHEHLTKLEKHLYELTNLHEVLVAA from the coding sequence ATGGCTGACAGTTTCAAATTCGATCTCGTTTCCCCGGAACGTCTGCTCGTTTCCGAAACGGTTACGGAAGTCGTCATCCCGGCTACGCTGGGTGAGATGACGGTGCTGGCCAATCACGCGCCGACCATGACGACGATCAAGCCGGGTCTGGTGACGGTGAAGTTTGCCTCCGGTGAAACGCATAAATACGTCGTTTTCGGCGGTTTTGCCGATATTCTTCCGACGGGTTGCACGCTTCTGGCGGAATCCGCCGTTTCGGCCGACGATATGTCCCCCGATACGCTGCAGAAGCGCATCGATGCGGCCAAGGCTGAAATCGAAGAAGGCAATCACCAGCACGAGCATCTGACCAAGCTTGAGAAGCATCTTTACGAACTGACGAACCTGCATGAGGTTCTCGTCGCTGCTTGA
- a CDS encoding translocation/assembly module TamB domain-containing protein: MKTLIRLLKWLGYAALCGVVLVLLAVLFVGFTPMGARIAAKQISSLVSTPDQTIEITPPSGLLTGHLRLDNVTLSDRQGPYARVNQIAVDWSPLSLLAGTFHADRVSAGSIDVERKPLPAEETATASSGNSSLPIEIAIDNFSFPDISLGQSLLGRPFDLTAEGNLKAAQDDMRLSLTANRLNAPNASVNADVAFLPNENVLKLKAEMKEPEGGLLATLLSLPGTPAVAIDVNGEGPLSDWTGTLRGNVAGNQVVNVTGHHLLGDDGTRRIEIAGGGQPDLLLPPAFRQLFAGETKLDANATLSPQGRIEIGSSTLETGTLLLTASGIVDPNGQNDLSANLIGTAGPVDFRWPLSNGEVQALINGLDLSLKGNADAAHLKTTASLRSLSLPQGKLDDIKLTAESTDLNIADQSGTIQTVLSVAQSSFVSPDIDRLVRAPVTIKAPLRLTSSAIGFDGATLESASVGGTLNGSFDLANNRLTSSVQLFALPATLPPALAEKFDTTIALQGDIDLIIGGRTSVQNLVVKSGTIEAAGDVSLENDALSANLTGKFPALEKLTPQAKGVADFAIEASGALAAPDFNVTLSSESAILAGRKLEALKVNASGKADPKAPQAKLTASGSLDQQKIDANANVVQTENGTAIPELHVAVGRNILNGQLQFSQQFLPSGNLSFNFPDLALLAALAAQQAEGDAAGDIALSNENGRIAATIKANGGTIRQGTTTISKLAADISIDNLQALAINGKVSADSVNAGAASISGLNATIGHSGTTTQFDVNGRYDNAPLVVKGSADTGGTPMTVRLDTFSAAPKGIAVRLEKPSTIAIENGTARISGLTIITGDGRVEVNGTAGSTLDINADIRSLPASLANAFAAGLDAAGSISGTVSAKGAASDPSVDYNLNWANAEVAQTRAAGLAALGIKANGRFAGGTLQIDTNVTGQGGMSLAGGGSLGIAGNRPLSMAFTGRLPFSAVAAQTADQGLDVDGTAAIDVKISGSASAPVVTGSITTDGTRLTDVRRNLTVNGLGATITFDRDRAVISRLTGKLAGGGTISGTGSVGIAGGSGFPADISITLDRAGYNDGTLVTTVVSGTLTLKGPLLNSPVLGGNLTLDRSAITIPEKLPASLTEIDVKHKNAPPKVRAQAKALGGDQGGSGSSSTINLDLQVNAPSGIFVRGRGIDAELTGNLTIRGTAAVPVISGGFEMRRGRLEILTRRLDFTTGNISFGGGLIPVLDMKADSTVGSTTVTVAVSGNANDPTFAFSSAPALPQDEVMAQLIFGQSMSKLSALQIARLADAAAQLAGGRSTSLFDKLRSNLGVDDLDISTDSEGQARVSAGKYLNERTYLELQQSGDSGAKAIINLDVGRGVKLRGEAGGDGEGAAGIFYEKEY, encoded by the coding sequence ATGAAAACGTTGATTCGATTGCTGAAATGGCTGGGCTACGCTGCATTGTGCGGCGTTGTATTGGTATTGCTTGCGGTTCTATTCGTTGGCTTTACCCCTATGGGCGCGAGAATTGCCGCAAAGCAGATTTCATCGCTCGTTTCCACGCCCGATCAGACGATCGAAATCACGCCTCCGAGCGGGCTTTTGACCGGTCACCTGCGGCTCGACAATGTTACCCTTTCGGACCGGCAGGGACCCTATGCCCGCGTGAACCAGATCGCCGTCGACTGGTCGCCGCTCTCGCTTCTTGCCGGAACCTTCCACGCGGACAGGGTGTCGGCTGGATCGATTGACGTCGAGCGCAAGCCGCTTCCCGCTGAGGAAACCGCGACAGCAAGCTCCGGCAACTCCTCGCTGCCAATCGAAATCGCCATCGATAATTTCAGTTTTCCCGATATCAGCCTCGGGCAGTCGCTCCTAGGCCGCCCCTTCGACCTGACGGCCGAAGGCAATCTGAAGGCGGCGCAGGACGATATGCGGCTGTCGCTGACGGCCAACCGGCTGAATGCTCCCAATGCCTCCGTCAATGCGGATGTCGCATTTCTTCCGAATGAAAATGTGCTGAAGCTGAAAGCGGAGATGAAGGAGCCCGAAGGCGGGCTGCTCGCTACGCTGCTTTCGCTGCCCGGCACGCCCGCCGTGGCGATCGACGTGAACGGCGAGGGTCCGCTTTCCGATTGGACCGGAACCTTGCGCGGCAACGTCGCCGGCAACCAGGTCGTCAATGTCACCGGCCACCATCTTCTTGGTGATGACGGCACGCGCCGCATCGAGATTGCGGGGGGCGGCCAGCCCGATCTGCTTCTGCCTCCCGCCTTCCGCCAGCTTTTTGCCGGCGAGACGAAACTTGACGCAAACGCCACGCTCTCACCGCAGGGCCGCATCGAAATCGGCAGCAGCACGCTGGAGACCGGCACGTTGCTGCTGACAGCCTCGGGCATCGTCGATCCGAACGGCCAGAACGATCTCAGCGCGAACCTCATCGGCACCGCCGGTCCGGTAGATTTTCGCTGGCCGCTGAGCAATGGCGAGGTTCAGGCCCTCATCAACGGGCTTGATCTTTCGCTGAAGGGCAACGCCGATGCCGCACATCTCAAGACCACGGCGTCATTGCGCAGCCTTTCTTTGCCGCAAGGCAAGCTTGACGATATCAAGCTGACGGCGGAAAGCACCGATCTCAATATTGCCGACCAGAGCGGCACCATCCAGACCGTCCTTTCCGTCGCGCAATCGTCCTTCGTCAGCCCGGATATCGACCGGCTCGTGCGCGCGCCCGTCACCATCAAGGCGCCGCTCCGCCTCACCTCTTCCGCCATTGGTTTTGACGGCGCGACGCTGGAAAGCGCCAGTGTGGGCGGAACGCTGAACGGCAGTTTCGACCTTGCCAATAATCGCCTGACATCCAGCGTGCAGCTTTTCGCTTTGCCCGCCACCCTGCCGCCGGCGCTTGCCGAAAAATTCGATACCACCATCGCTCTCCAGGGCGATATCGACCTGATCATCGGCGGGCGCACCAGCGTTCAGAACCTCGTGGTCAAATCAGGAACGATCGAAGCGGCCGGCGATGTCAGCCTCGAAAACGACGCGTTGAGCGCCAATCTGACAGGTAAATTTCCGGCGCTCGAAAAGCTGACGCCGCAGGCAAAAGGCGTTGCGGATTTTGCAATCGAAGCCAGCGGCGCGCTCGCCGCACCTGATTTCAATGTCACCCTGAGTTCCGAAAGTGCGATCCTTGCCGGACGAAAACTCGAAGCACTGAAGGTCAACGCCTCAGGCAAGGCCGATCCCAAGGCCCCGCAGGCGAAACTGACGGCCAGCGGCAGCCTCGACCAGCAGAAAATTGACGCCAACGCCAATGTGGTGCAGACCGAAAACGGTACGGCGATCCCCGAGCTTCACGTCGCGGTGGGCCGCAATATCTTGAACGGGCAGCTGCAATTCTCGCAGCAATTCCTCCCCTCCGGCAATCTTTCCTTCAACTTCCCGGATCTGGCTCTGCTGGCAGCCCTTGCCGCACAACAGGCGGAAGGCGACGCTGCCGGCGATATAGCGCTGAGCAACGAAAATGGCCGGATTGCCGCAACGATAAAGGCCAATGGCGGCACCATCCGTCAGGGCACGACGACGATCTCCAAGCTCGCTGCCGATATCTCCATCGATAACCTGCAGGCGCTTGCGATCAATGGCAAGGTCAGTGCCGATAGCGTCAATGCGGGCGCCGCCTCGATTTCCGGCCTGAATGCCACCATCGGCCATTCCGGCACAACAACGCAATTCGACGTCAACGGCCGTTACGACAATGCACCGCTGGTGGTGAAGGGTAGCGCCGATACCGGCGGAACACCGATGACGGTAAGGCTCGACACTTTTTCCGCCGCCCCGAAGGGCATAGCCGTGCGGCTCGAAAAGCCGAGCACCATCGCGATCGAGAACGGCACGGCCCGCATTTCCGGTCTGACCATCATCACAGGCGACGGGCGCGTCGAGGTCAACGGTACTGCCGGATCGACGCTCGACATCAATGCCGATATCCGTTCGCTTCCCGCCAGTCTTGCAAACGCCTTCGCTGCCGGGCTGGATGCGGCAGGCAGCATATCCGGCACCGTCAGCGCCAAGGGGGCGGCATCCGACCCCTCGGTTGATTATAATCTGAACTGGGCGAATGCCGAGGTCGCGCAGACCCGCGCCGCCGGGCTTGCAGCGCTTGGCATCAAGGCAAATGGCCGCTTTGCCGGCGGTACGCTGCAGATCGACACCAATGTGACCGGTCAGGGCGGCATGTCGCTTGCGGGCGGCGGCTCCCTTGGCATTGCCGGCAACCGCCCGCTTTCCATGGCCTTTACCGGCAGGCTGCCCTTCTCTGCAGTTGCCGCGCAGACCGCCGACCAGGGCCTCGATGTGGATGGCACGGCCGCCATCGATGTGAAGATTTCCGGCAGCGCCTCCGCACCCGTCGTGACCGGCAGCATCACCACCGATGGCACACGCCTGACCGATGTGCGCCGGAACCTGACCGTCAACGGACTGGGTGCAACCATCACCTTCGATCGTGACCGCGCCGTCATTTCCCGATTGACGGGCAAGCTGGCAGGCGGCGGCACAATCTCGGGAACCGGCAGCGTCGGCATAGCCGGCGGCTCGGGTTTCCCCGCAGATATTTCGATCACGCTGGATCGCGCCGGTTATAATGACGGTACGTTGGTGACCACTGTGGTAAGCGGCACGCTGACATTAAAAGGCCCGCTGCTGAATTCGCCCGTTCTCGGCGGCAACCTGACGCTGGACAGGAGCGCCATCACCATTCCCGAAAAGCTTCCGGCCTCGCTGACGGAAATCGACGTCAAGCACAAGAATGCCCCACCGAAGGTCCGCGCGCAGGCGAAAGCACTGGGTGGCGATCAGGGCGGCAGCGGCAGTTCCTCCACCATCAATCTCGATCTGCAGGTGAACGCCCCAAGCGGCATCTTCGTACGCGGACGCGGTATCGACGCCGAGTTGACAGGCAATCTGACGATACGGGGCACGGCGGCTGTTCCCGTCATCTCCGGCGGCTTTGAAATGCGTCGCGGCAGGCTGGAAATCCTCACCCGTCGTCTTGATTTCACCACCGGCAACATCAGCTTCGGTGGCGGCCTCATCCCGGTTCTCGATATGAAGGCGGACTCGACGGTCGGTTCAACCACCGTCACGGTCGCGGTTTCCGGCAATGCCAACGACCCGACATTCGCCTTCTCCTCGGCCCCTGCCCTGCCGCAGGATGAAGTCATGGCCCAGCTGATCTTCGGTCAGTCCATGTCGAAACTCTCCGCCCTGCAGATCGCCCGACTGGCGGATGCCGCCGCCCAGCTTGCCGGCGGACGCTCCACCTCGCTGTTCGACAAGCTCAGAAGCAATCTCGGCGTCGACGATCTTGATATCTCGACGGATTCCGAAGGCCAGGCCCGCGTTTCCGCCGGCAAATATCTCAATGAAAGAACCTATCTCGAATTGCAGCAAAGCGGCGATTCCGGTGCCAAAGCCATAATCAACCTCGATGTCGGGCGCGGCGTGAAATTGCGCGGTGAAGCAGGCGGCGATGGCGAAGGCGCTGCCGGCATATTTTACGAGAAAGAATACTAA
- the fdhD gene encoding formate dehydrogenase accessory sulfurtransferase FdhD gives MIVSAKASYRRVARTALRQGTVAAGERSVPEEVPVAFSYGGSTHAVMMASPADLVDFAIGFSLTEGIISARSEILSVEVIEAGQGYDLQVDLRDAEADALRARRRHMAGPVGCGLCGIESIEQAVRLVPDLSGAKLSVEGHEIVAAMKALNDAQDLNRETRAVHGAGFYNPEKGLLAAREDVGRHNALDKLAGAVVNAGISARAGIVAVTSRLSVEMVQKTAILGSPVLAAISAPTALAIETAERAGITLVALVRGEDFEIFTRADRIIL, from the coding sequence ATGATCGTGTCGGCAAAGGCAAGTTACCGAAGGGTCGCAAGAACTGCCCTACGACAGGGCACAGTCGCCGCGGGTGAGCGATCCGTTCCGGAAGAGGTGCCCGTTGCCTTTTCTTATGGTGGCAGCACCCATGCCGTGATGATGGCGAGCCCAGCCGATCTTGTCGATTTCGCCATCGGCTTCAGCCTCACCGAGGGTATCATATCGGCGCGTTCGGAAATCCTCTCGGTAGAGGTGATCGAAGCGGGGCAAGGTTATGATCTCCAGGTGGATCTGCGGGATGCAGAAGCAGACGCCCTGCGCGCGAGACGGCGGCATATGGCGGGTCCGGTTGGCTGCGGTCTGTGTGGTATCGAATCCATCGAACAGGCCGTGCGCCTCGTACCGGATTTGAGTGGCGCGAAACTATCCGTTGAGGGTCACGAGATCGTCGCCGCAATGAAGGCGCTCAATGATGCGCAAGACCTCAACCGCGAGACGAGGGCCGTTCACGGTGCGGGGTTCTATAATCCCGAAAAGGGTCTGCTTGCTGCGCGCGAGGATGTCGGCCGCCATAATGCGCTCGACAAGCTTGCCGGCGCTGTCGTCAACGCCGGCATATCAGCCAGGGCGGGCATCGTGGCTGTCACCAGCCGCCTGTCGGTGGAAATGGTTCAGAAGACGGCGATCCTTGGCAGTCCCGTTCTGGCGGCAATATCGGCCCCCACCGCGCTTGCCATTGAAACCGCCGAGAGAGCAGGCATCACGCTCGTTGCGTTGGTGCGGGGTGAAGACTTCGAAATCTTCACCCGTGCGGACCGCATTATTTTATAA
- the atpD gene encoding F0F1 ATP synthase subunit beta, whose amino-acid sequence MAKAATPKKTAAVNGAGKVTQVIGAVVDVAFEGELPPILNALETENNGNRLVLEVAQHLGENVVRTIAMDSTEGLVRGQPVSNTGAPIEVPVGPETLGRIMNVIGEPVDEAGPIVTAKKRAIHQDAPSYVEQSTEAQILVTGIKVVDLLAPYAKGGKIGLFGGAGVGKTVLIMELINNVAKAHGGYSVFAGVGERTREGNDLYHEMIESNVNKLGGGEGSKAALVYGQMNEPPGARARVALTGLTIAENFRDEGQDVLFFVDNIFRFTQAGSEVSALLGRIPSAVGYQPTLATDMGQMQERITTTNKGSITSVQAIYVPADDLTDPAPATSFAHLDATTVLSRSIAEKGIYPAVDPLDSTSRMLDPMIVGEEHYEVARKVQSTLQRYKSLQDIIAILGMDELSEEDKLTVARARKIERFLSQPFFVAEVFTGSPGKLVALEDTIKGFKGLVNGEYDNLPEAAFYMVGSMEEAIEKAKKLAGEAA is encoded by the coding sequence ATGGCTAAGGCAGCTACCCCCAAGAAAACCGCAGCGGTGAACGGCGCGGGCAAGGTTACCCAGGTTATCGGCGCTGTTGTCGACGTGGCGTTCGAAGGCGAACTGCCTCCGATCCTGAACGCGCTCGAAACCGAGAACAACGGCAACCGCCTCGTTCTGGAAGTCGCGCAGCATCTCGGCGAAAACGTCGTACGCACGATCGCCATGGACTCGACCGAAGGTCTTGTCCGCGGTCAGCCGGTCAGCAACACGGGCGCTCCGATCGAGGTTCCGGTCGGTCCTGAAACGCTCGGCCGCATCATGAACGTCATCGGCGAGCCGGTTGACGAAGCAGGCCCGATCGTTACGGCCAAGAAGCGCGCCATCCACCAGGATGCGCCGTCTTACGTCGAACAGTCGACCGAAGCACAGATCCTCGTCACCGGCATCAAGGTCGTTGACCTTCTGGCTCCTTACGCCAAGGGCGGCAAGATCGGCCTGTTCGGCGGCGCCGGCGTTGGCAAGACGGTTCTCATCATGGAACTGATCAACAACGTCGCCAAGGCGCACGGCGGTTACTCGGTATTCGCCGGCGTGGGTGAACGTACCCGCGAAGGTAACGACCTCTACCACGAAATGATCGAGTCGAACGTCAACAAGCTTGGCGGCGGCGAAGGCTCCAAGGCTGCGCTCGTTTACGGCCAGATGAACGAACCGCCGGGTGCCCGCGCCCGTGTCGCTCTGACCGGTCTGACGATCGCTGAAAACTTCCGTGATGAAGGCCAGGACGTTCTGTTCTTCGTGGACAACATCTTCCGCTTCACGCAGGCTGGTTCGGAAGTGTCGGCTCTGCTCGGCCGTATTCCTTCGGCCGTGGGCTACCAGCCGACGCTCGCAACGGACATGGGCCAGATGCAGGAACGCATCACCACCACGAACAAGGGTTCGATTACCTCGGTTCAGGCTATTTACGTTCCCGCCGACGACTTGACCGACCCGGCTCCGGCAACCTCGTTCGCGCACCTTGACGCAACGACGGTTCTGTCGCGTTCGATCGCTGAAAAGGGTATTTACCCGGCTGTTGACCCGCTCGACTCCACCTCGCGCATGCTGGACCCGATGATCGTCGGTGAAGAGCACTACGAGGTTGCCCGTAAGGTTCAGTCGACCCTGCAGCGCTACAAGTCTCTCCAGGACATCATCGCCATCCTCGGCATGGACGAACTGTCGGAAGAAGACAAGCTGACGGTTGCCCGCGCCCGCAAGATCGAGCGCTTCCTGTCGCAGCCGTTCTTCGTTGCTGAAGTCTTCACCGGTTCGCCGGGCAAGCTCGTTGCGCTCGAAGACACGATCAAGGGCTTCAAGGGCCTGGTCAATGGCGAATACGACAACCTGCCGGAAGCCGCTTTCTACATGGTCGGTTCGATGGAAGAAGCCATCGAAAAGGCAAAGAAGCTGGCTGGCGAAGCTGCCTGA
- a CDS encoding F0F1 ATP synthase subunit gamma, with product MPSLKDLKNRIASVKATQKITKAMKMVAAAKLRRAQEAAEAARPYSQRMSAVLANIAKAVEADVAPALMTGTGKDDVHLLVVCTAERGLCGGFNSQIARFARDQARKLISEGKTVKIITVGKKGYDSLRREFAANIIERIELRDVKKVGFENADQIAKKVISLFNAGEFDVCTLIYSEFKSVISQIPTGLQLIPAATPVVEEDEVTQSAVYEYEPDAASILEDLIPRNISVQVFRALLENVAGEMGAKMSAMDNATRNAGEMINKLTLSYNRQRQAQITKELIEIISGAEAL from the coding sequence ATGCCTTCACTTAAGGATCTGAAAAACCGCATTGCCTCCGTGAAGGCGACGCAGAAGATTACCAAGGCGATGAAAATGGTCGCCGCGGCGAAGCTTCGGCGCGCCCAGGAAGCTGCGGAGGCCGCCCGGCCTTATTCTCAGCGCATGAGCGCCGTTCTTGCCAACATCGCCAAGGCGGTTGAGGCGGACGTTGCTCCGGCGCTGATGACCGGCACCGGCAAGGACGACGTGCATCTGCTCGTCGTCTGCACGGCCGAACGTGGTCTTTGCGGCGGTTTCAACTCGCAAATCGCCCGTTTTGCCCGCGATCAGGCCCGCAAGCTGATTTCCGAAGGCAAGACGGTCAAGATCATCACGGTCGGCAAGAAGGGTTATGACAGCCTTCGCCGCGAATTTGCAGCCAACATCATCGAGCGCATTGAACTGCGCGACGTGAAGAAGGTCGGTTTTGAAAACGCCGACCAGATCGCCAAGAAGGTGATCTCGCTCTTCAACGCGGGTGAATTCGACGTCTGCACTCTGATCTATTCGGAGTTCAAGTCCGTCATCAGCCAGATCCCGACCGGCCTGCAGCTCATTCCGGCCGCAACGCCTGTTGTGGAAGAGGATGAAGTGACGCAGAGCGCCGTCTACGAATATGAGCCGGATGCGGCTTCTATTCTGGAAGACCTTATTCCGCGCAACATTTCGGTTCAGGTTTTCCGGGCTCTGCTCGAAAACGTTGCCGGTGAAATGGGCGCCAAGATGAGCGCGATGGATAATGCAACGCGCAATGCCGGTGAGATGATCAACAAGCTGACGCTTTCCTACAACCGTCAGCGCCAGGCTCAGATCACCAAGGAACTCATTGAAATCATTTCGGGCGCGGAAGCGCTCTGA
- a CDS encoding chemotaxis protein CheW, with translation MAMINSTNFGGETLEIIAFRLHDQEFCVKTTTIREIRGWAPSTPIPHAPKDVIGVMNLRGSVIPIIDLAHKLGMKSTVANERSAIVVAEVHNMVIGMLVDRVSDILTIPANQVQPVPEISASFDKSYSEGIIANEHGMICFLNLAKMFKGTEAEDLAA, from the coding sequence ATGGCAATGATTAACTCTACCAATTTTGGCGGTGAGACGCTCGAAATCATCGCGTTCCGCCTGCATGATCAGGAATTCTGCGTAAAGACCACGACCATCCGCGAAATCCGCGGCTGGGCGCCTTCCACGCCCATTCCCCACGCGCCGAAAGACGTCATCGGCGTCATGAACCTGCGCGGCTCGGTCATTCCGATCATCGATCTGGCCCACAAGCTCGGCATGAAGAGCACCGTCGCCAATGAGAGAAGCGCCATCGTGGTGGCTGAAGTGCACAACATGGTCATCGGCATGCTCGTCGACCGCGTGTCCGACATTCTGACGATCCCGGCAAATCAGGTCCAGCCGGTTCCGGAAATCTCCGCCTCTTTCGACAAGTCCTATTCCGAAGGCATCATCGCCAACGAACATGGCATGATCTGCTTCCTGAACCTTGCAAAGATGTTCAAGGGAACCGAAGCGGAAGATCTCGCTGCCTAA
- a CDS encoding methyl-accepting chemotaxis protein, with the protein MLDAISRSQAVIEFDLEGNILTANSNFCKALGYELAEIVGKHHRIFCDRDLAASRSYQEFWESLGRGEFQAKEYRRIRKDGSVIWIEASYNPVFRSGKPYKVIKIATDITAKKIKAVEDAGKLEALSRSQATIEFFPDGTIITANPNFCATVNYDLKEIEGKHHRMFCDPAYAASPAYANFWPRLASGEFISDEFVRYGKNGKEIWIQAAYNPVLDEAGKVVKVVKFATDVTPRMSAITVLADALQALAEGDLVQRLDNSFVPSMEKLRHDFNDVVGKLQTTMQTIAHNASTIASGSGEIRIAADQLSQRTEQQAASLEETAAALEEITTTVTDASQRAGEAGKLVLRTKDHAEHSGEIVQQAISAMDAISRSSGEITNIIGVIDDIAFQTNLLALNAGVEAARAGEAGKGFAVVAQEVRELAQRSAVAAKEIKSLINTSREQVANGVDLVGRTGGALRDIQSQMGEIDANVSAIVEASREQANGLREINQAVNVMDQATQKNAAMVEETTAASHGLANEAETLHELLRQFRISHVASPSSAQSGDRKPAIVTRLPAPQQRYSAARSHGNVAAEWAEF; encoded by the coding sequence ATGCTCGATGCGATATCCAGATCGCAGGCGGTTATAGAATTCGATCTTGAAGGCAATATTCTCACGGCAAACAGCAATTTCTGCAAGGCGCTGGGCTATGAGCTCGCCGAGATCGTCGGCAAACATCATCGCATCTTTTGCGACAGGGATCTCGCAGCCTCGCGCAGCTATCAGGAATTCTGGGAATCCCTCGGCCGAGGCGAATTTCAGGCCAAGGAATATCGCCGCATCCGCAAGGACGGTTCGGTCATCTGGATCGAAGCGTCCTACAACCCGGTCTTCCGTTCGGGCAAACCCTACAAGGTCATCAAAATCGCGACCGATATCACCGCCAAGAAGATCAAGGCCGTCGAAGACGCCGGCAAGCTCGAGGCGCTTTCCCGCTCTCAGGCCACCATCGAATTTTTCCCCGACGGCACGATCATCACCGCCAATCCGAATTTCTGCGCTACGGTGAATTACGACCTCAAGGAAATCGAGGGCAAGCACCACCGCATGTTCTGTGATCCCGCTTACGCAGCGTCTCCGGCCTATGCCAATTTCTGGCCGCGGCTGGCATCGGGAGAATTCATTTCTGACGAGTTCGTACGCTACGGAAAGAACGGCAAGGAGATATGGATTCAGGCCGCCTATAATCCGGTGCTGGATGAGGCGGGCAAGGTGGTGAAAGTCGTAAAATTTGCAACCGACGTCACGCCGCGCATGAGCGCCATTACGGTTCTTGCCGATGCCCTGCAGGCGCTGGCCGAGGGCGATCTGGTGCAGCGGCTCGACAATAGCTTCGTGCCAAGCATGGAGAAGCTTCGGCACGACTTCAACGACGTGGTCGGCAAGCTCCAGACCACAATGCAGACGATCGCCCACAACGCCTCGACAATCGCATCCGGCTCGGGCGAGATACGCATAGCTGCGGATCAGCTCTCGCAACGCACCGAACAGCAGGCCGCCTCGCTGGAGGAAACCGCAGCCGCGCTGGAGGAAATCACCACCACCGTCACCGATGCCAGCCAGCGCGCCGGCGAGGCCGGGAAGCTGGTGCTGCGCACGAAAGATCACGCCGAGCATTCCGGTGAAATCGTTCAGCAGGCAATTTCCGCTATGGATGCGATTTCGCGCTCCTCCGGCGAAATCACCAACATTATCGGCGTCATAGACGACATCGCCTTCCAGACCAATCTTCTTGCCCTGAATGCAGGCGTCGAAGCTGCCCGCGCCGGTGAGGCGGGCAAGGGTTTCGCTGTCGTGGCACAGGAGGTCCGGGAACTTGCGCAACGATCCGCCGTTGCGGCCAAGGAAATCAAGTCGCTTATCAACACCTCGCGCGAACAGGTGGCCAATGGTGTTGATCTGGTCGGCAGAACCGGCGGTGCTCTGCGGGATATTCAGTCCCAGATGGGCGAAATCGATGCCAATGTCTCGGCCATCGTCGAAGCCTCGCGCGAACAGGCGAATGGGTTGAGGGAAATCAACCAGGCCGTTAACGTCATGGATCAGGCAACCCAGAAAAACGCCGCCATGGTGGAGGAAACCACCGCCGCCAGCCACGGCCTCGCCAATGAAGCTGAAACGCTACACGAATTGCTGCGTCAGTTCAGAATCTCGCATGTGGCTTCGCCATCGTCTGCGCAATCGGGCGACAGAAAGCCAGCCATCGTCACCAGGCTGCCAGCACCGCAACAGCGATATTCCGCAGCGAGATCTCATGGGAACGTGGCGGCAGAATGGGCGGAGTTTTAG